In the genome of Flexistipes sinusarabici DSM 4947, one region contains:
- a CDS encoding MBL fold metallo-hydrolase translates to MPTLNVIDSGSSGNCYHIKRNNMHIFVDIGISRYRVDDVLEENDIKNNKILLFLTHEHNDHISGITPFLNRYKPVVFASEGTADVLKKRGINVSDFYILNKDRIYDFEDISVHPFQIMHDGAEPLGYHFTFDDRSITFATDLGHAPAYIEEYLSVSDIGVLESNYEEELLKNGKYPEYLKKRILSSKGHLSNKEALNIAAKLSGNRIKKLLFAHVSEENNDYGILEKYSKFATKNFGFETSFLRQNCKYGISF, encoded by the coding sequence ATGCCTACATTAAATGTAATTGATTCGGGAAGTTCGGGAAACTGTTATCATATAAAAAGAAACAATATGCATATCTTTGTGGATATAGGAATATCCCGCTACAGAGTGGACGATGTACTGGAAGAAAATGACATCAAAAATAACAAAATTCTGCTTTTTCTCACCCACGAACATAATGATCATATTTCCGGGATCACCCCTTTTCTAAACAGATATAAGCCGGTTGTTTTTGCCAGCGAAGGAACAGCCGACGTATTGAAAAAAAGAGGGATAAATGTTTCTGATTTTTACATTCTTAATAAGGACAGGATTTACGATTTTGAAGATATAAGCGTGCACCCTTTCCAGATTATGCACGATGGAGCTGAACCTCTCGGATATCATTTCACTTTTGATGACAGATCGATAACCTTTGCAACAGATCTGGGGCACGCTCCTGCATATATTGAAGAATACCTGTCAGTCTCCGACATAGGAGTGCTGGAATCCAATTATGAAGAGGAACTGCTGAAAAATGGCAAGTACCCCGAATATTTGAAAAAACGTATCCTCTCCTCCAAAGGGCACCTATCCAATAAAGAGGCGTTAAATATTGCGGCTAAACTCAGCGGTAACAGAATCAAAAAGCTGTTGTTTGCACATGTAAGCGAAGAAAACAATGACTACGGTATACTTGAAAAATACAGTAAATTTGCCACAAAAAATTTCGGTTTTGAAACGAGCTTTTTAAGACAGAATTGCAAATATGGGATAAGTTTCTGA
- a CDS encoding DUF456 domain-containing protein, giving the protein MIPVIIFGVTALQFLFVMLNLFSLPGNMLATIPPIILYFTDFMELWQLMLILAIVAAGEIFEWISGFFSAKKTGATNKSVFASIAGAIVVGVIMAPLFFGIGALIGSVIGAFAGTFIYEKLATSDNRTAILRSTSIMKNRMFAIVIKFSLGISIVILTGIYIYQ; this is encoded by the coding sequence ATGATACCTGTGATTATATTTGGCGTCACCGCATTACAGTTTTTATTTGTGATGCTGAATCTTTTCAGTCTCCCCGGTAATATGCTTGCTACAATACCTCCTATTATTCTGTATTTCACCGATTTTATGGAACTTTGGCAGCTTATGCTAATCCTTGCCATAGTAGCTGCCGGTGAAATATTTGAATGGATATCCGGATTTTTCAGCGCAAAGAAAACAGGCGCCACAAACAAAAGTGTTTTTGCTTCAATCGCCGGGGCAATTGTTGTTGGTGTAATCATGGCTCCGTTATTTTTTGGAATCGGCGCGCTGATAGGATCTGTAATAGGCGCATTTGCCGGCACCTTTATCTATGAAAAGCTTGCCACATCGGATAACCGGACAGCTATTCTCCGAAGCACATCCATAATGAAAAACAGGATGTTCGCCATTGTTATAAAATTCAGTCTGGGTATTTCCATAGTTATACTGACTGGAATCTACATCTATCAATAA